The DNA window CGTTTTGATTCCTTCTGCAGGTTCCTTCTCGCCGGGTTCCACAATGTAGAGCACGATGTCGGCATCTTCGAGTGCCTCACGCACCTGATCCATCATCGATTCGTGCAGTTTGTAATGTGGTTGCAGGATGCCGGGAGTATCCGAAAAAACAATCTGATAGTCGTCGGTGCTCACGATGCCTTTGATGCGGTGGCGGGTAGTCTGCGCTTTGTTTGTGATCACCGCAAGTTTTTCGCCTACCAGCGCGTTGAGTAGCGTCGATTTGCCCACGTTGGGCTTCCCGAGCAGGTTAACAAATCCGGCTTTGTGTGACATAAGTGCGCTTTTTTAATTAACTGTTTGCAGCGTTTTTGGTTTCAAATTTCATCATCCAATACTTTCGCTTTGTGCGATAGCATAGAACAAAAAAGCCGGTAACTGTGATGGTACCGGCTTTTTTTGGTATTAGTAGCGGGGATAGGATTCGAACCTATGACCTTTGGGTTATGAGCCCAACGAGCTACCACTGCTCCACCCCGCAATATATTTTTAACTCTGTAAAGAACTTTTCTGTTTCAATTGGCCGGCAAAGATATTATTTTTTATTAAGCTGGCAAATTTATTTATTGAAGAATATTTTGAAAAGTCACTTCCTATAACAGTCACACCGTGAATGTTATTTGAGCAGAAACAACTTTTTCAGGATATTTGTGGATTGGCCTGACGTTATTCACGGTGTGACTTTTAACTCTTTTTCCTATTCGTGTTCATTAGCCTAATTCGAGTGAATTCGTGGATCGCTATTTAAAAACCCACGTAATTAGCTTTTGTGCATTTGTTGTGTTGGAATAATTTTTTATCAGCACTTCTCGTCGTTTTGCCACTTCCTGCATGTCGAAATCTTTATGAGCCACCAATGCTATTTTTTCTTTGAGTTCGTCGGTAGAGCAGGCAATCTCGCACAGTGAGTCCAAACCGGTGCCCTGCACCATTTCAGGATTTACGATACAAAAACGGCCTTTGAAAAGCGTGTTGAGCAATTTGAGTTTGAGACCGGTGGGTTGAAAGGTAACCAGGATATTGGCTTGTGCGTCGCGAATAAGACCAAACATCGTTGCATCGTCCGGGTTGGTGATGAGGCGTACATTTTTGTGGTTGCTGCATGTTTGGATGAGATGCGTTGGCGGATCCATGCCGGCAATCACTAGTTGCTCCGGTAGCCCGGCAAAAACTTCTTCCACCAGATATTCGGCAGCGTTATAATTCTCTGTCACCGACAATTTGCCGTGATAAAGAAAAAAATCGGATTTGCCTGCTTGTACTTCAAAATCGTCATTGGGATGAAAACTCGGAAGGTATTCGACGTGGTGCTGCGGGAAGTGCTTCTGCAAATAGGCCGTATCGCTAGCTGACACCGCCAGCATCAGGTCGGCGTACTTTAATTTTTCCTGAAAGCGCTTCAGCCGCCAGCTTTCGATGGTGAAGAAAAGTTTCTTAAAAATATTTTTTTCGGCTTTAGCCAAATGCAAATAATAATGGTGCTCGATGTTGCTTTCGCGATAGGTTTTCGTGCGCTGCTCCAGACGTGGATCGTTAAGATAAAAGCACGAATGCAGCCCTTCAAAAAGGATCGGATAATCGTCGGCCAAAAGGTTTTTGATAAGCTGCTCCGACCTCCGGCTGTTTACGATGTAGGGTTTCAGGCTTATGTTGGTGCGCCAGCCGGTGCGGCGGGGATAATAATACACCTTTTCGCAGAGCGCTTCAAGTTCCGGTGATTCGTTGCGTCCGTAAGCATAGCAATGTAAAAAGACGCCGATGCCAGCTTTTTTTAAAGTTTTTATTTTATAAAAAACATCTATCACACCGCCGTAGTTGGCAGGGTAGGGGATGTCGAAGGAGATAATGTGGAGTTTTTTTTCAGACATATTGTTTTAAAATCTTTATCAAAACCTGCTTTTCGTTTTCCCAGTTGAGCGCCTTTGCTGCTGCAAGGCAGTTTTGGCGGTAGAGCTGCAGCTTTTCGGTGTCGGTTAGCATAGCGTCGATGTGAAGGGCGATGCTGCGCGGCTCGTGGCTGCTGATGATTTCGCCAACCTGCCATTTATCCACTATCTTTTTTATTTCCGTAAGCGGCGACACCATTACGGGTACGCCGGCATGGATGTAATCGAAGAGCTTGTTGGGCAACGAATAGCGGTAGTTGATGTTGGTATCTTTATCTATCGAAAGTCCGATTGTAGCCAGGCGGGTGTAGCTGCGTAGCTTTTCAAAAGGCATGGGTGGCATAAAAGTTATTCTGTCGGTGAGCTGCAGGTCAAGTGTCATCTGCTTTAGCTGTCCGATTACATCGCCACCGCCGATAATCAGCAATTGTCCGCGCTGCACATATTGCATAGCTTCCACCAGCTCTTCGGCGCCGCGTTGTATGTTGATGCCCGATCCCTGCAACAGCACCATGGGCTTGTCGTTGGCAAGCTTTAATGAAACCGGAGCCGGAGCAGAAGCATCCTTTTGCTGCGGCGGGATGTTGCGCACCACGTGAATCTCTTTGTGGTATTTTTCGCGAAAGAGCTTGGCTATCGAGTCGTTGACGGTGATTACCGTTTTGATGCGTGGCAACAATGTGGCTTCAATCTTTTTCCAGACGTCCTGCACAAACTTGCGATTGACCAGTTCGGGCGTTTCGGTAAAATATTCATGGCTGTCGTAAACGATTGGAATGTTTTTGATTTTCGAAATCAAATAGTTGGGCAGCAGTGTGTCGAGGTCGTTGGCAAAGAGCAGATCGGCATGGCGCCAGAGCAGCACAAAGAAAAGCAGAACGTTGTAACAGGCGTAAAACAGCGGCCCATGTTCAAAGAGCAGCCGCATGCGGTGCATGGCATAAGGGCGAGATGGCAGCGGCAGACTTCGTTTGCGGCGGCGCCCCACAAGCAGCACCTCATAGCCCAGCTCCTGCAGTACCAGGCAGCTTTTGTTAACGCGCTGGTCGGTAACAAGATCGTTGATAACCGAAACAATGGCTTTTT is part of the Bacteroidales bacterium genome and encodes:
- a CDS encoding glycosyltransferase family 1 protein, which codes for MSEKKLHIISFDIPYPANYGGVIDVFYKIKTLKKAGIGVFLHCYAYGRNESPELEALCEKVYYYPRRTGWRTNISLKPYIVNSRRSEQLIKNLLADDYPILFEGLHSCFYLNDPRLEQRTKTYRESNIEHHYYLHLAKAEKNIFKKLFFTIESWRLKRFQEKLKYADLMLAVSASDTAYLQKHFPQHHVEYLPSFHPNDDFEVQAGKSDFFLYHGKLSVTENYNAAEYLVEEVFAGLPEQLVIAGMDPPTHLIQTCSNHKNVRLITNPDDATMFGLIRDAQANILVTFQPTGLKLKLLNTLFKGRFCIVNPEMVQGTGLDSLCEIACSTDELKEKIALVAHKDFDMQEVAKRREVLIKNYSNTTNAQKLITWVFK
- a CDS encoding glycosyltransferase, translated to MKKAIVSVINDLVTDQRVNKSCLVLQELGYEVLLVGRRRKRSLPLPSRPYAMHRMRLLFEHGPLFYACYNVLLFFVLLWRHADLLFANDLDTLLPNYLISKIKNIPIVYDSHEYFTETPELVNRKFVQDVWKKIEATLLPRIKTVITVNDSIAKLFREKYHKEIHVVRNIPPQQKDASAPAPVSLKLANDKPMVLLQGSGINIQRGAEELVEAMQYVQRGQLLIIGGGDVIGQLKQMTLDLQLTDRITFMPPMPFEKLRSYTRLATIGLSIDKDTNINYRYSLPNKLFDYIHAGVPVMVSPLTEIKKIVDKWQVGEIISSHEPRSIALHIDAMLTDTEKLQLYRQNCLAAAKALNWENEKQVLIKILKQYV